DNA from Acidaminococcales bacterium:
TTTTGCCGTTTGCGCGCGTCCCTGCTTTGCCTTTTTAAGTTTGGCTATAGGAATAAAACCGCTTTTTTCTACATATTTGTCTTGGAAACCTTCGCCCAGCACAAAGTCGATAAATTCTTTTACCGCGCCTTTGGGGTCGCCCCGCGTGTACAGGCGCCCGGAAGCGTAAATCGGATACTTGCCGGCGATTATGTTTTCAACGCTGTATTTTGCGCCGTCAAAAGACAGTTCCTTCACGCTGTCGTCGACATAAGCGGCGTCGATATAACCGATCGCGCCGGGCGTTGTCCCCACCGCCGCCCTTACCGCGCCGTTGGAATCAAATATGATTTGGTTGTCGGTAAATTTTTTATTTCGCAGCACCAAATCAGCGATCGCCGCCCTTGAACCAGAACTGAACGGCCGCCCAACGACGGTTACCGGCCGGTCGCGCCCGCCGACTTCTTTCCAGTTGCTTACGCCGCCGGAGAAGATATCGGCGTATTGCCGCGCCGTAAGGCTGTTTACCGGAACGTCCCTGTTGACAATAAAGACAAACGGTATGCCGGCCAGTATATGTTCGCGCAAACCCTTGCCCCTTAACGAAACCTGTAATTGCACATCAGAACTGCCTATATCGACGTAACCCGCCGCCGCCTGGTTCTGCCCGGTAAAAGAGCCGCCGGCGGAAAGGCTGACGGTAATGTTTTCATGCATATTTTGGAAATCTTCCTGCCCCGCCTTCAACAGGGGCAGGAGAGCCGAAGAACCGGAAGCGCTGACTTTTACCGTCTGATTGCGCGCTCCGCCGCATCCCGTCGGCAAAAGAAGCATTAAAACCAACGCCGCCGCGAAAAAAAACCAGTTTTTCTTGCCCTCAAAGCCCACTCCGTCCAAAGCCTCCCCCTGCGCGCACGCAAACGCGCCACGGCGGCCCTGCCGCCAAAGCTGCGCCTTGCGGCCAAGGCGCAATTATTTTCGCCGTTTTGGAAAGCGCCGCCGGCGCACGTCATTTTATTCTCCGCCCGGTCGCCAAAAATACCACGCACTCCGCTATATTGCTGGCATGGTCGCCGGCACGCTCAAGGCAGCGGGCAATATACAAAAACTGGCTGGCCTGGCCAATCGTGGACGAATCGGCGGCCATGCAAGTCAAAAGTTCCCTTAGCAGCGATTCGCACAGTGCGTCCACCTCGCCGTCCGCCCGCAGCACGGATTCCGCCAGGCCGATATCCATTTCAAGGTGGGCGCGCAAGGCGTCTTTTAACATAGCGCGAACTTTTTCCGTCATGGACGCTATATCTTCCAAGGGGTTGGGCAAAGGCCGCCTGCCTATTTCAATGGTCACTTCGGAAATGTTTTTCGCGTGATCGCCCATCCGCTCAAGATCTATTGTTATTTTCAGCGCCGTGCCGAGAATACGCAAGTCGGTGGCCAAAGGTTGCTGGAGGGCGATGAGCATCAGGCATTTGTCCTCAATCGCTATTTGCATCTCATCGATCATATCGTCATTTTCAATTATTTTTTCTGCCAATTGAACGTCATGCCCCTCCAGCGCGCTCAAAGCGTCCCGCAGGGCGCCGTCCACCAAAGCGCCCATCGCCAGCAGGTCGTTCTGCAAGCCTTTAAGGTCGTTGGTAAAGTTTTTTCTCGTCATTTACCCAAACCTCCCGCTGATATAGTCCTCCGTGCGTTTATCGCTCGGCTGTATGAATATCGCCTTGGTCATTTGACATTCGATCATTTTCCCGTCCAAAAAGAAAGCCGTAAAATCCGATACGCGGGCGGCCTGCTGCATGTTGTGCGTTACTATCACAATTGTGTATTTTGTTTTCAGTTCATAAATCAATTCTTCCACCCTGAGGGTGGATATCGGGTCCAGCGCCGAGCAGGGTTCGTCCATCAAAAGGACATCCGGTTCCACCGCCAGCAGCCGGGCTATGCACAACCTTTGCTGCTGCCCGCCGGACAGCCCCATAGCCGGCGCCGACAGGCGGTCTTTGACTTCTTCCCACAAGGCTGCCCCCATCAGGCTTTTTTCCACAATAACGTCAAGTTCCGCGCGCCGAGGGTTGCCATGTATCCTAGGGCCGTAGGCGACATTGTCGTATATGCTCATGGGAAAAGGGTTTGGCCGCTGAAATACCATCCCAACGCGTTTGCGCAAACCGGCCACGTCAACGTTAGGGTGATAAATATCCTGCCCATCGATCAATATATTGCCGCTTATCCTGACATTTTCGATCAAGTCATTCATACGGTTGAGGGTTTTGAGAAAGGTAGATTTGCCGCAGCCGGAAGGTCCGATCAAGGCGACGGCCGTGTTTTTCCCCACTTGCAGCGAAATGCCTTTAAGGGCGTGGCTTGCGCCGTAAAACAAATGCAGGTCGCCGACTTCAATTTTTTTAACGTCCAGGACAACAATCCCCCTTGTTGCGCCAATAACGCAGCGCCCGGTTTAACATTGCCGCCGCTCGCAAAACAACAAGCCGCCTTCTCCGGCAAAAGGCGGCGGATAAAACATAGGCCAAAATATTCAGAGCCTGTAAACACTGCCGTTCAACGCCCAGCTTGGGGCGAATTTTCCGCCATGCTTTGCTCCAAAGCCTCGCTTGACCTACTGGTTCGCCTGCGCTTTGCGCCGCGCCTGACGAAAAATTCGCTCAAAATCTAAACTTTTCGGATAGAGTCAACAGGCGCCGACAACAGCCGGACATAGTCAGGGGTTTCTTTTGTTGAACGGGGCTTCACGCCGCGCAAGCTTTGCTGCCCGCAACGCGAAGTCCCGTTCAAGACAAGATTTTTCAACAAAACGCAACGGGCCGCCCCCATAGGGCTGCCGCAAAATAGCGCCAACACGCCTTGATGCGGCAGCAGTCGGTAAATCTGCCAACCCCGCGCATTGCAAAACGTCCGTCCGCCGGCACGGTTTGCGTGCCGCTTGGCGTCCGCCATCTCCGAACAGCCAACTTTGTTTAGGCATAGACGCGTCCTTGGCGCGAGGCGCCCGGCCGCCATTTGCCGGAAGCGCCCCCGGCGTTCAGGAAAGGCCAATAAATCGGTAGCCAACCTTGCGCACGGTTTCAATCGCGCTGACTATTTTCTCATCGGCTTCCAGTTTGGCGCGCAAATGCCGCACATGCACGTCGACCGTCCGCGTGTCCCCGTAATAATCGTAGCCCCAGACCTTCTCCAGCAATTGCTCTCGGCTGAACATTTTGCCGGTATTTGTGATAAAAAATTTCAAAAGGTCAAATTCCTTCGGTGTCAAATATAATTTTGTTCCGTTGAGCATTACGTCATGTCGGTCAAAATTCATCTGCAAATTGCCGACCGTCAATTCGCTGGCAAAACCGAGGTTTTTGCTTGAACGCCGCAATACGGCTTTTACCCTCGCGAACAGCGCCCGCGGGCTGAAAGGCTTGGTAATGTAATCATCCGCCCCCAGTTCCAAACCGAGAACCATGTCGATTTCCTCCTGTTTGGCCGTCAGCATAATAATCGGAATGCCCGAAGTCTGTTTGTTTGCCTTCAGTTGCCGGCA
Protein-coding regions in this window:
- a CDS encoding phosphate ABC transporter substrate-binding protein — its product is MGFEGKKNWFFFAAALVLMLLLPTGCGGARNQTVKVSASGSSALLPLLKAGQEDFQNMHENITVSLSAGGSFTGQNQAAAGYVDIGSSDVQLQVSLRGKGLREHILAGIPFVFIVNRDVPVNSLTARQYADIFSGGVSNWKEVGGRDRPVTVVGRPFSSGSRAAIADLVLRNKKFTDNQIIFDSNGAVRAAVGTTPGAIGYIDAAYVDDSVKELSFDGAKYSVENIIAGKYPIYASGRLYTRGDPKGAVKEFIDFVLGEGFQDKYVEKSGFIPIAKLKKAKQGRAQTAKN
- the phoU gene encoding phosphate signaling complex protein PhoU, with the protein product MTRKNFTNDLKGLQNDLLAMGALVDGALRDALSALEGHDVQLAEKIIENDDMIDEMQIAIEDKCLMLIALQQPLATDLRILGTALKITIDLERMGDHAKNISEVTIEIGRRPLPNPLEDIASMTEKVRAMLKDALRAHLEMDIGLAESVLRADGEVDALCESLLRELLTCMAADSSTIGQASQFLYIARCLERAGDHASNIAECVVFLATGRRIK
- the pstB gene encoding phosphate ABC transporter ATP-binding protein PstB encodes the protein MGATRGIVVLDVKKIEVGDLHLFYGASHALKGISLQVGKNTAVALIGPSGCGKSTFLKTLNRMNDLIENVRISGNILIDGQDIYHPNVDVAGLRKRVGMVFQRPNPFPMSIYDNVAYGPRIHGNPRRAELDVIVEKSLMGAALWEEVKDRLSAPAMGLSGGQQQRLCIARLLAVEPDVLLMDEPCSALDPISTLRVEELIYELKTKYTIVIVTHNMQQAARVSDFTAFFLDGKMIECQMTKAIFIQPSDKRTEDYISGRFG
- a CDS encoding response regulator transcription factor yields the protein MKTKVLIVDDEENIRELVKFHIEKEGYLTIEASDGAEALNKVKTENPDLIILDLMLPGIDGLEVCRQLKANKQTSGIPIIMLTAKQEEIDMVLGLELGADDYITKPFSPRALFARVKAVLRRSSKNLGFASELTVGNLQMNFDRHDVMLNGTKLYLTPKEFDLLKFFITNTGKMFSREQLLEKVWGYDYYGDTRTVDVHVRHLRAKLEADEKIVSAIETVRKVGYRFIGLS